A region of the Haematobia irritans isolate KBUSLIRL chromosome 5, ASM5000362v1, whole genome shotgun sequence genome:
acatgacctTCGAGAACTTgttgaaatataaaaacttggtattattacaaaaaaacatatattttttaatttttaatttattattgtatGTAGTATATGTGAGAGCCACTGATATAATATTTCCAGTTTTTTTTGTAAGCACAGATAAGTGCATTTATTGATATACTTTGCAAATACCCATGTAATCACCGATTTGGTGAATACAGGTGGTTATTATAGGTGTATTCTATTACATAGGGATTAACAGCGCTACATATAATCATATGGATtgcaatatatataaaatgataaaaacctaaacaaagttgttaaacttttatctaGGGCCTCTTTTTGCATGTGTTCAATGGAAATTAAGATCATCATACATGGAAAAAAATGTAGTGACATGaggattatttgtttttttggggCATACGTGTGTGATTCgaaatttcaaatagaaaaagaaaatctaTTTTAAAAAGTGTTTAACTGCCAGAGTTAAAATCTAAATATGTATATACGTAGTTTTCTTTTAACAAACTAAACTGGTATAGGTTGTTTAATGATGGATAAGTGAGTCATATCAATCGTTTCCATCACATCTTATTATTGTataggttgttgttgttgtgataGGATCTGCTGTTCATCGTAAATtcgattactacaacaacatttATGAAGCGGCAGCAAAATATTCTTGAGACTTCTTGGGATCGGCGACCATTGTTTTTTGCCCGGGCTTCCAGTTAGCTGGACAGACTTCACCATGTTCATCGGTGAATTGAAATGCCTGCACTAAACGCAATGTTTCATCAACATTACGGCCTACGGGCAAATCATTGATGGTTTTTTGAcgcaaaacttgattcttgtcgATGATGAAAAGACCACGGAATGGAATGCCAGTCTCTTCATCCAATACGCCATAGTCACGGGCAATTTTCATTGACTTATCGGCCAACAAAGGAATATCCATTTCACCCAAACCACCTTGTTTGCGTGGTGTATTGATCCAGGCCAAATGGGTATATTGGCTGTCAGTAGAGCAGGCAATGACTTCACAGCCAATGTTGCGGAATTCAGCGGCACGATCAGAGAATGCAATGATTTCAGTAGGGCAAACAAAAGTGAAATCCAATGGATAGAAGAATAACACAACATATTTGCCTTTATAGTCGGCCAAAGAGATATCCTTAAATACACCCTTGACGACGGCGGTACCCTTGAATTGGGGAGCTGGTTTTGTCAATTTAGGCATCTTTAAGttttatttgatataaattaaaacaacacTAACAATAATTTAGATATTTTTGTATTCTCTTCTAGAGACCGGCAGAAGAAAAAGCTAACCGCGTTTTCAAATTTCCgtttcaaaaaatcaaacttcAGCCACCAAAAGGCAAATAATCTCAAGAACCGTCTTATTTATTGGACAAAATAGTCTTTGCCCGCTCTAATCGTGGCAGAAAGATAAACCAAATGCGCTTCAAAAGTCTTTTATCCGAAAGACAATTCTTCGTACCTATGATACGTCTTTGGAACAATCTTCCTAATCATCTACAAACGCTGAATAATACATCGCACTTTAAGGTGGAGCTTTCCAAATACTTTGTTTAGAAATTAAGAACTtatatgtacacacaaaaaaaatttttttgatttcaatcacgaaaatcgcggattcaatcatttttttaattgaaatgtcttcaatcacgaaaatgatagtatcaatcacccattttgattgaaaaccaacacgattttcaattaaaaatgtaattgacttttgtcacggaatcaattaattgtgtgattgaatcaattaaaaacgtgattgatttttaatacaaaattcaatcacagttttaattgaatcaattaaaattttaattaatttcgaggcaaaaatcaatcaactatttaattcattcaattaaataattaattgaaattggctataaatttcaacaaaaaaaaattatatattgcgccccctaaatcgtatttagttttatttgaaataaaagaaaatatgtgtttcttataaaacatatttaatattttattattttttgaattatgcaatagacaaataaatttggttcttgttatttgtgttttgttctaacataacttacaatacatttacaatacaatacaattactatcaataacaactatagggtgaaaaaatagactatataaatcattatcttccttatcataataaccatgtcagcatgttccttcttaTATGTAAATGCgcatagatttccaataaatcagcagcctgtaagctaaattagtttttctgaaagtaaacagaataattcgaatttaattttgttcaattttgttcaattttgttcataattttgctaaacattacctgcatagaatatcaagttcaattcttagttccaggttgcagatttataatcttcttttgcagttatagtcttttagcataaaaaggtgtattaaggagctcagtaattgaattttagtaacaattaggGATCTATAGTATaaaccaataatcgatttttcgactattcgattattgacttttaatcaaaaatcgattttcgattattttcaccaatcaaaattcgaatattcgatttttcataatcgaatttcatagaaataatgattatacaaaatattcgatgTTATGGTATCTATTTGTCTTTTTGTTAGTGTTATCAACAATAGTTGGTAAGAAATGCCAAAAATTAGTGTTCCAGtcaaacatgttaatttttttaagttgtttaatatatttttaaaataaaatttttaacatgtacgtgtcatttattattatttccttaaatatttgtttattatattttgaaaatgttcaatCTGAAATTTTCAACATGTTATCATTACCCGTATAAATGcaaggaaattgaaaaaaacaaaggattaatttccaccaatttgatatttgatttaatcaagtcaacatttttattcttattggtaatataataaaacttaagaaatatatgatagtcaaaattaaaaattagttgaaaatctaaaatcgattttgcgattattttaaggttaataatcgatttcgacttttttagattttcatgccaaaattcgaataatcgattaatcgattttcgattaatAGATCCctataacaattcctttccaaattttccacacattgaaatcgtctattaaaatttgaaccaatcaaagacaaaattaatggcaaaacaatgtaatatttggtattatattgatgatactttgcaaattctggaaata
Encoded here:
- the LOC142237780 gene encoding peroxiredoxin 2; its protein translation is MPKLTKPAPQFKGTAVVKGVFKDISLADYKGKYVVLFFYPLDFTFVCPTEIIAFSDRAAEFRNIGCEVIACSTDSQYTHLAWINTPRKQGGLGEMDIPLLADKSMKIARDYGVLDEETGIPFRGLFIIDKNQVLRQKTINDLPVGRNVDETLRLVQAFQFTDEHGEVCPANWKPGQKTMVADPKKSQEYFAAAS